A stretch of the Bacillus anthracis str. Vollum genome encodes the following:
- a CDS encoding cation:proton antiporter, with product MLFYFELVVILLCTKLAGDISVRLGQPSVLGKLIVGIIIGPAVLGIINSSELIDELSEIGVLLLMFMAGLETDLEELNRNLKSSFAVAAGGIIFPFIGGYVTGLLFGLIQSHAIFLGLLLCATSVSITVQTLRDLGKMNTRESTTILGAAVFDDVIVVILLAFVMSFLGTQDVNITLVIVKKIIFFVSIVFIAWKVVPWIMKMLVPLRVTEALISAALIICFSFSYYSEMMGIAGIIGAFAAGIAISQTEYKHEVEHKIEPIAYAIFVPVFFVSIGMEITFQGIGSQLWFIIIMTLIAIFTKLIGSGLGARLTGFNLQSSISIGAGMVSRGEVALIIAANGLAANLLAKENFTAIVIVVILTTIITPPLLKKYFV from the coding sequence ATGCTATTTTATTTTGAACTTGTCGTCATTTTACTTTGTACGAAATTAGCTGGTGATATTAGTGTGAGACTCGGCCAGCCTTCTGTACTTGGGAAATTAATTGTTGGTATTATTATCGGTCCAGCTGTACTCGGTATTATTAATAGTTCTGAACTTATTGATGAATTGAGTGAGATTGGTGTTTTACTACTTATGTTTATGGCGGGACTTGAAACAGATTTAGAAGAATTAAATCGGAATTTGAAATCATCATTTGCAGTAGCGGCTGGTGGAATTATTTTTCCTTTCATCGGTGGTTATGTAACAGGATTGCTATTTGGATTAATACAATCTCATGCAATTTTTTTAGGATTATTACTTTGCGCAACGTCAGTTAGTATTACGGTACAAACGCTAAGAGATTTAGGGAAAATGAATACGAGAGAAAGTACAACGATTTTAGGTGCAGCCGTATTTGATGATGTCATCGTCGTTATTTTATTAGCGTTTGTTATGAGCTTTTTAGGAACGCAAGATGTGAATATAACACTTGTTATCGTAAAGAAAATTATTTTCTTTGTCAGCATTGTTTTTATCGCATGGAAAGTTGTTCCGTGGATTATGAAAATGCTTGTGCCACTTCGTGTAACAGAAGCGTTAATTAGCGCGGCTCTTATTATTTGTTTTTCTTTTTCGTATTATAGTGAAATGATGGGGATTGCAGGTATTATTGGAGCATTTGCAGCTGGAATTGCCATTTCGCAAACAGAGTATAAGCACGAAGTAGAACATAAAATTGAACCGATTGCGTATGCGATATTTGTACCAGTGTTCTTCGTAAGTATTGGAATGGAAATTACATTTCAAGGTATCGGAAGCCAGCTTTGGTTCATTATCATCATGACGCTTATTGCGATTTTCACAAAGTTAATTGGATCAGGTTTAGGAGCAAGACTAACAGGATTCAACCTTCAATCTTCTATTAGTATTGGTGCGGGAATGGTATCGCGTGGTGAAGTAGCACTTATTATTGCAGCAAATGGACTGGCGGCGAATTTACTAGCGAAAGAAAATTTCACAGCGATTGTTATTGTTGTTATATTAACGACGATTATTACGCCGCCGCTTTTAAAGAAATATTTCGTGTAA
- a CDS encoding amino acid permease translates to MKSLLRKKALSTESPRQLQRTLTALDLTFLGIGAVIGTGIFVLTGIVAAKHSGPGIMLSFLIAAFTCACVAFCYAEFASSIPVSGSVYTYAYMTVGEVVAFIVGWCLMLEYLLAVAAVAVGWSGYLQSLLQGFNIHLPAIIASAPGVGKGGLIDLPAVCILLIITVLLSFGIRESARINNIMVLIKLAVIIAFIVAGAKYVKPENWTPFIPFGYDGIITGAATVFFAFLGFDAIATAAEETKKPQRDLPIGIIGSLLICTVLYMIVSFVLTGMVPYTQLDVSDPVAFALHFVGEDTIAGLLAVGAMTGMTTVLLVVMYGQVRVSYAMSRDGLLPKALARVNKRVKIPLLNTWITGVVAALLAGLLDLHVLANLVNIGTLTAFTFVCCAVLILRKTHPDLKRGFRTPFVPVLPVVAILCCLYLMINLSKTTWISFAIWLIVGLCFYFFYSRKHSHLATEKTNDEQKKA, encoded by the coding sequence GTGAAGTCATTATTACGAAAAAAAGCGCTTAGTACTGAATCACCACGGCAACTACAAAGAACATTAACCGCACTTGATTTAACGTTTTTAGGAATTGGCGCCGTAATTGGGACAGGGATATTTGTATTAACAGGTATTGTTGCAGCGAAACATTCTGGTCCTGGTATTATGCTATCATTTCTTATTGCTGCATTTACTTGTGCTTGTGTAGCCTTTTGTTATGCCGAATTTGCTTCTTCTATTCCTGTCTCAGGCAGTGTGTATACTTACGCATACATGACAGTCGGAGAAGTCGTCGCCTTCATCGTTGGATGGTGTTTAATGCTCGAATATTTACTTGCAGTCGCAGCAGTAGCTGTCGGTTGGTCTGGTTATTTACAATCTTTACTACAAGGATTTAACATCCATCTGCCCGCCATAATCGCCTCGGCCCCTGGCGTAGGAAAAGGTGGTCTCATTGATTTACCAGCTGTTTGTATTTTACTCATCATTACCGTTCTTTTAAGTTTTGGTATACGTGAAAGCGCACGCATTAATAATATTATGGTTCTTATTAAATTGGCCGTTATTATCGCCTTTATCGTAGCAGGCGCAAAATATGTAAAACCTGAAAATTGGACACCGTTCATTCCATTCGGATACGACGGTATTATTACTGGAGCTGCCACTGTATTCTTCGCCTTCTTAGGCTTTGATGCAATCGCAACTGCTGCGGAAGAAACGAAAAAACCACAGCGCGATTTACCAATCGGCATTATCGGTTCCCTTCTTATTTGTACTGTTTTATATATGATCGTATCTTTCGTTTTAACAGGTATGGTTCCTTATACACAATTAGATGTTTCTGATCCAGTTGCGTTTGCCTTACATTTCGTTGGTGAAGATACAATTGCAGGACTACTCGCTGTTGGAGCGATGACTGGAATGACAACCGTTCTCTTAGTCGTTATGTATGGACAAGTTCGCGTTTCATATGCGATGAGCCGCGACGGTTTACTTCCAAAAGCGTTAGCACGTGTAAATAAAAGAGTGAAAATCCCTTTATTAAATACGTGGATTACTGGTGTTGTTGCCGCTTTATTAGCAGGACTTTTAGACCTGCACGTATTAGCGAATTTAGTAAACATCGGTACATTAACAGCCTTTACATTCGTTTGCTGCGCAGTACTTATTTTACGAAAAACACACCCTGACTTAAAACGCGGATTCCGCACACCTTTCGTACCTGTACTACCAGTTGTCGCGATTCTTTGCTGCTTATATTTAATGATCAATTTGTCTAAAACAACATGGATTAGCTTTGCCATTTGGCTTATAGTCGGATTATGCTTCTATTTCTTCTATTCTAGAAAGCATAGCCATTTAGCTACCGAAAAAACGAATGATGAACAGAAAAAAGCATAA
- a CDS encoding MurR/RpiR family transcriptional regulator, producing the protein MKASTLLFKIESNMDQFSPAEKKVAMYIMENAEIVPNLTTKEVSTNAGASEASVVRFCKSIGIGSFKAFKIALVRELTIADYNINDFSVMNTEDGPYDLFNKVTYVNKAAIEASVTAIDKKELEKAADRIVNADKIIFYGVGGSATPAMDGAYKFTRLGFTAMMLSDFHMMLPLVTNLKEGDIFVAISTSGRTKDVLEMAQYAKRQGATVIAITKLDQSSPLYKEADIRLCMPDVEQDHRIASIASRMTQLNMIDALYVITFNRIGNKVLDQFMETREEALRLRKLK; encoded by the coding sequence GTGAAAGCTTCAACATTACTATTTAAAATTGAAAGTAATATGGATCAATTTTCACCAGCTGAAAAAAAGGTTGCCATGTACATAATGGAGAATGCAGAGATTGTTCCGAACTTAACGACGAAAGAAGTGTCAACGAATGCAGGCGCAAGTGAGGCGAGTGTTGTTCGCTTTTGTAAATCGATTGGAATCGGAAGTTTTAAAGCATTTAAAATCGCGCTCGTTCGTGAATTAACGATTGCTGATTATAATATTAATGATTTTTCAGTGATGAATACGGAAGATGGACCGTATGACTTGTTTAATAAAGTTACATATGTGAATAAAGCTGCAATTGAGGCGAGCGTGACGGCGATAGATAAGAAGGAGCTTGAGAAAGCAGCAGATCGTATTGTAAATGCGGATAAAATTATATTTTACGGAGTAGGTGGATCAGCAACTCCGGCGATGGACGGGGCTTATAAATTTACAAGGCTCGGATTTACTGCAATGATGCTATCTGATTTTCATATGATGTTACCGCTTGTGACGAATTTAAAAGAGGGCGATATATTTGTAGCGATTTCAACATCTGGTCGTACGAAAGATGTACTTGAAATGGCACAATATGCGAAGAGACAAGGTGCAACAGTTATTGCGATTACGAAGCTTGATCAATCATCGCCGTTATATAAAGAGGCGGATATTCGTCTTTGTATGCCAGATGTAGAACAAGATCATCGTATTGCAAGTATTGCTTCAAGAATGACGCAATTGAACATGATAGATGCTCTATATGTGATTACCTTTAATCGTATTGGTAATAAAGTGCTGGATCAATTTATGGAAACAAGAGAAGAAGCTTTGCGATTACGGAAGCTGAAATGA
- the murQ gene encoding N-acetylmuramic acid 6-phosphate etherase has protein sequence MLENLSTEHRNEKTMNLDEMNIKEVLQSMNEEDRTVALAVEKEIEHIEKVVRVVIQSFEEEGRLIYIGAGTSGRLGILDAVECPPTFGTDDKMVQGFIAGGLKAFTKAVEGAEDREELAEEDLKSIGLNEKDTVIGIAASGRTPYVIGGLKYANSVGASTASISCNKNAEISKYAKLNVEVETGAEILTGSTRLKAGTAQKLVLNMISTASMIGVGKVYKNLMVDVQSTNEKLVERSKRIIVEATGVSYEVAAEHYEKAERNVKAAIVMVLLQCEYGEALEKLKQAKGFVKKAL, from the coding sequence ATGTTAGAGAATTTATCGACAGAACATCGCAATGAGAAGACGATGAATTTAGATGAGATGAACATAAAAGAAGTTCTGCAAAGTATGAATGAAGAAGATCGAACTGTTGCATTAGCAGTTGAAAAAGAGATAGAACATATTGAAAAGGTTGTGCGGGTTGTTATTCAATCTTTTGAAGAAGAGGGCCGATTAATTTACATTGGGGCTGGCACGAGTGGCCGTTTAGGTATTTTGGACGCAGTGGAATGCCCGCCGACATTTGGCACAGATGATAAAATGGTGCAAGGATTTATAGCAGGTGGATTGAAAGCGTTTACTAAAGCGGTGGAAGGTGCTGAAGATCGCGAAGAGTTAGCAGAAGAAGATTTAAAAAGTATTGGATTAAACGAGAAAGATACTGTAATTGGAATTGCGGCAAGTGGCCGAACTCCTTATGTAATTGGCGGCTTGAAGTACGCGAATAGCGTGGGAGCGAGTACAGCTAGTATCTCTTGTAATAAAAATGCTGAAATAAGTAAATATGCAAAACTAAATGTGGAAGTAGAAACAGGCGCAGAAATTTTAACAGGTTCAACGCGGTTGAAGGCTGGTACAGCGCAAAAATTAGTACTGAATATGATTTCAACAGCTTCTATGATTGGTGTTGGAAAAGTATATAAAAATTTAATGGTAGATGTGCAATCTACGAATGAAAAGTTAGTAGAACGATCAAAACGAATTATTGTGGAAGCAACAGGGGTTAGTTATGAAGTAGCAGCAGAGCATTATGAAAAAGCAGAACGTAACGTGAAAGCTGCGATTGTTATGGTGCTATTGCAGTGTGAGTATGGGGAAGCACTGGAGAAACTAAAACAAGCAAAAGGGTTTGTGAAGAAGGCATTATAA
- a CDS encoding PTS transporter subunit EIIC, translating into MKKEERMAKEISEQLGGVKNIRGIAHCMTRLRLTLHDESKVNMDLLKKVEGVMGVIEDETLQVVVGPGTVNKVAAEMEGLTGLRIGEVADYHLEDLGQEMKSEIKKKNNTPVKNFLRKIGSIFIPLIPGLVASGIINGVANFAKNAGADPNATWLQMLLLIGGGIFTFLGILVGWNTAKEFGGTPVLGAIAGILIFNPAMANVKLFGEALVPGRGGLFAVIFAAWLMVVVERQVRKAVPNAVDIIITPLITVLVVSIVTMLAIQPVAGFLSEGITNGINGILNIGGAFAGAVLAGTFLPLVMVGLHHGLTPIHMEFINQTHVTPLLPVLAMAGAGQVGAAIAIFVKTKNKRLRNVIKGALPVGFLGIGEPLLYGVTLPLGKPFLTACLGAAVGGAFQAVMKTAALGIGVSGLSLIPLIADNKYLLYFLGLVVAYTFGFIFTYFFGFKEEMAENI; encoded by the coding sequence ATGAAGAAAGAAGAGAGAATGGCGAAAGAAATTTCAGAGCAACTTGGGGGAGTAAAAAATATTCGTGGCATTGCTCATTGTATGACGAGATTACGATTAACGCTTCATGATGAAAGTAAAGTAAACATGGACCTTTTGAAAAAGGTAGAAGGGGTTATGGGCGTTATTGAAGATGAGACGCTTCAAGTTGTTGTTGGTCCAGGAACGGTAAATAAAGTAGCAGCTGAGATGGAAGGTTTAACGGGACTCCGAATTGGTGAGGTGGCAGATTATCACCTTGAAGATCTTGGGCAAGAGATGAAGTCAGAGATTAAGAAGAAAAATAATACACCAGTGAAAAACTTTTTAAGAAAAATAGGAAGTATCTTTATTCCATTAATTCCGGGTCTTGTTGCATCAGGTATTATAAACGGGGTTGCTAACTTTGCGAAAAACGCAGGTGCTGATCCGAATGCAACTTGGCTACAAATGTTACTACTTATTGGTGGCGGTATCTTTACATTCTTAGGCATTTTAGTCGGCTGGAATACAGCGAAAGAGTTTGGCGGGACGCCAGTTCTTGGGGCAATTGCTGGTATTTTAATTTTCAACCCGGCAATGGCGAATGTAAAATTATTTGGTGAAGCGCTCGTACCCGGACGGGGCGGATTATTTGCAGTTATTTTTGCAGCATGGCTTATGGTTGTAGTGGAAAGACAAGTTCGAAAAGCTGTACCAAATGCAGTTGATATTATTATAACGCCGCTTATTACTGTGTTAGTCGTAAGTATCGTAACGATGTTAGCAATTCAGCCGGTAGCAGGTTTCTTATCTGAAGGAATTACAAACGGAATTAATGGCATTTTAAATATTGGCGGAGCGTTTGCGGGAGCAGTACTTGCAGGAACATTTTTACCGCTCGTTATGGTCGGATTACATCACGGTTTAACACCGATTCATATGGAGTTTATTAATCAAACGCACGTAACGCCTTTATTACCAGTACTCGCAATGGCTGGAGCTGGTCAAGTAGGTGCAGCGATTGCTATTTTTGTAAAAACAAAAAACAAACGACTTCGTAACGTAATTAAAGGGGCATTACCAGTTGGATTTTTAGGGATTGGTGAACCGTTATTATACGGGGTTACATTACCACTGGGAAAACCGTTTCTTACAGCTTGTTTAGGAGCAGCAGTTGGCGGTGCGTTCCAAGCAGTTATGAAAACAGCTGCACTCGGAATCGGTGTATCTGGATTATCATTAATTCCGTTAATTGCTGATAATAAATATTTATTATATTTCCTTGGATTAGTAGTGGCATATACGTTCGGATTCATCTTTACGTACTTCTTCGGATTTAAAGAAGAAATGGCAGAAAACATATAG